The DNA region GCTTGACGATGTAGTCGTCGGCTCCCGCATCCAGGCCCCGCACCCGATCCGGCAGCGTGCCCAGCGCGGTGAGCATGATGATCCGGATGTCGCGCCCGGCCGGCGAGACGATCTCCCCGTCACGCAGGCGACGCGCCAGTGCCAAGCCGTCGCCGTCGGGAAGGTTCACGTCGACGAGAGCGACGTCATAGGCGTTGACCGTCAGCCGTTCGGTCGCGTCGGCTTCGGTGAACGCCGTGTCGACCGCGTATCCCTCCCGCTGCAAGCCGATGCGGAGCGCGCTGACCAGCCCCTCCTCGTCCTCGACGATCAGTATCCGCATATGCGCCGAGGGTAGCGGCGTCCACGGACTGCGACCACTTGGCTTTCGGTCAACTTTCGCAGCGGTTTCCGGGGGTTTTCGCACCCGCCTGATGAAGTGGCACCCATGAGCAGACACAACGAACTCGACGGCCACGGGGTGCAACAGGCGCCGACACCCGGGATGCTCATCGAACGAGCGCTCTTCGAAATGAAACACGTTGTCGTCGGCCAGGATTCGATGCTGGAGAGGCTCCTCGTGGGCCTGCTCGCCGGCGGTCACGTGCTCCTGGAGGGTGTGCCGGGTCTGGCGAAGACCCTGGCGGTGCGCACCGTGGCCACCGTGGTCGGCGGGAGCTTCCACCGGCTGCAGTTCACCCCAGACCTGATGCCCGCCGACATCCTGGGCACGCGGGTGTGGCGGCCGTCGACGGAGACCTTCGACATCGAGCTCGGGCCGATCTTCGCCAACCTCGTGCTTGCCGACGAGATCAACCGGGCCCCCGCCAAGGTGCAGTCGGCGCTGTTGGAGGCGATGGCCGAAGGTCAGGTGAGCATCGGTGGACAGACTTTTGCACTCCCCGAACCGTTTTTGGTGTTGGCCACCCAGAACCCGATCGAAACCGATGGGGTGTACCACCTGCCGGAGGCGCAGCGGGACCGGTTCCTCCTCAAGGTCGACCTGACTCATCCCAACGAGCTCGAGGAGCTGGCGATCCTGGCGCGGATGGGTGCCCGACCGCCCGCGGCGCGAACACTGCTGACACCCGCCGACGTGCTGCGGCTGCAGCGGCTCACCGAAGAGGTTTTTGTGCACCATGCGGTGGCGCACTACATCGTGCGCCTCGTGATGGCGACCCGGGAGCCCACCGAGTACGGCGCGGCACCCATCGGCGCGGTTCTCGACTACGGCATCGGCCCCCGCGGATCCCTGGGCCTGCTGTCGGCGAGCCGGGCGTTGGCCCTGATCCGCGGTCGCGACTACGTGCTGCCCGCTGACGTCGCCGACATCGCCCCGGAAGTACTGGCGCACCGGCTGGTGCTGACCTTCGATGCCGTCGCCGACGGAGTCGATCCGCGCGCGGTCATCGGCCAATTGCTGGAACATGTTGCCCCGCCGCAGATTGCACCACACAGCCAGGATCTCGCCGAGGTCGCCTCGTGACCGCCCACTCGTGGCGCGCGCTCGATCTCGGGCTGCGTCGCCGGATCGACAGCCTGATGCCCGGAGACCTCGAGGGATTGCGGTTGGGCGGAGGCGCCGACCCGGAGGAGTTGGCCCGCTACCAGCCCGGCGACGACGTACGCCGGATCGACTGGAACATCACCGCCCGATCAGCCGAACCTCACGTGTGGCGACCGCGTGCCGACAACCGGCTGGACACTTGGGTGCTGGTCGACACCAGCCCCAGCATGGCGTTCGGCACAGCCGCTTCCGCGACGACGGCCGACGAGAAGCGCGACCTGGCGGCGCGGATCGTGTGGGCCCTCGGGCTGCTGACCGATGCGCCCGGGAACACCTTGGGAATGGCCACCTTCGGAGTTGAGGGCATCCGCTGGTACCGGCCGAACCGATCTCGGCTGGCCGCCGCGCGAGCCGCGCAGACATTGACCGGGATCCAGACGCGCACCGGCGCCGGATCCCCGGGCCTGGCCGAGGCGATCACTGCGATGGGCGCCCGGCGAGGTGGTCCGGGGCTGCGTGTTGTGGTCTCGGACTTCCTTGATCCCGCAGGCGCGGCAGAACCACCATTCGACTGGCAGGGGCCACTACGACGTCTGGCGGCCCGACACGATGTGATCGTCGTGGAGATCGTTGACCCCCGCGAACTGGAACTGCCCGATGTCGGGGCGGTGGTCCTCGTCGACCCGGAGTCCGGCCGGCAGCGCCAGGTCTGGACCTCCGATGCCCGGCTGCGGCGACGCTACCGGGACGCCGCCGCCGAGCACCGTGCCGCTGTCGGAGTGGCGATCGGTCACTGCGGCGCGGATCACCTCCGCGCCGGCACCGGGCGGGACTGGATCCGTGATCTCGCCTCGTTCCTACGCGACCGACAGCGCACGATGCGGCGCAGTGCGCGGTCCAGGAGGACGGTCCGCCGATGACGTTCCTGTTCCCGATCGGCCTGCTGATGCTGGTGCCGGTGGCACTTCTGGGGCTGACGTACCTCATGACCGCACGGCGCAGGCAGCGCTATGCCGTTCGCTACGCCGCACTTCCATTGCTGGACAGAGTTATTCCCGAACAGCCGAAGTGGCGCAGACACCTGCCGGCGGCGTTTCTGCTGGTGGCTCTCGCACTGTGCGGGCTGGCCGTCGCCCGGCCCGAGATGCCGGTGCGGGTGCCCTACGAGCGGGCCACGATCATCGTCGCGATCGACACCTCGGAATCCATGCAGGCACGTGATGTCAGCCCGGACCGGCTGACGGCAGCCGTCGCCGCGGCCGGAGATTTCATCGATCAACTGCCAGGCACCTTCAACGTCGGGGTGGTGACGTTCGCCGGTGCGACGATGGTCGCGCATCCGCCGGACACCGACCGTGAGGCGGCAAGGGCCAGCCTGCAGATCCTGACCACGCAGTCGCGGACGGCGATCGGCGAAGGCGTGTTCACCTCCCTGGACCAGGTCCGGTCGCTCGCCCAGGGCAGCGACGGCGACCGGCTGCCCGCGCACATCGTGCTGCTCTCCGACGGCAGCAACACCAGCGGTCGCGGTACCGACGACGCTGCCGCGGCGTCAGTTGCGGCAGGAGTGCCGGTGTCCACCATCGCCTACGGCACCGCCGACGGCGTCCTCGACACTGGGGGATACGAGATTCCGGTGCCCGTTGATGCCGCCACCCTGACCGAGCTGTCCGACGCCACCGGCGGAATCGCGTACTCGGCGGAGAGCAGCGATGAGCTGCAGGAGGTCTACCGCGACATCGGATCGTCCATCGGCTGGCGCACCGAATGGCGCGAGGTGACCCCCTTCGTCGTCGCCATCGCGCTCGGGTGCGGCATCGTCGCCGCGGCGCTGTCCATGCGCTGGTTCTCGCGCCTCATCTGAGAAGGAGACAGACATGTCCGAACCTGGCTCGGACCCGCGTTTCGATCTGGGTCGCCGCCCCGCCGGTCCCGGGTTTCTGCCTCCGGGCCCCACTGGGTCGGCACAGCAGTCGCACCGGGAGCCCGGGCAGCCGATTCCGACCCGGGTCCGTGTAGGGCCGGAACCCCAGACGGCGCCGCCGGTACCAGCTCCCCTCGCCGTACCGGCGGCGCCCCGGCGCACGCGCGGTTCGGTGGCATTGCTCGTCGGCGCCTGCCTGCTCGTCGCCGCCGCTGCCGGTTCCGGTGCCGGCTATCTGGTGGCCGGTCCTGGGGCGGGGTCGGCGCTGCGTCAGTACCCGCCCTCGGCCGCAGGACCGGCCCCCGGTGCCGCCCCCGACGCCCAGAGCGCGTCGCAGGCCTTGCTCCCCAGCGTGGTTCAGGTGAGCGCAGGCAACAGCCGCGGATCCGGCTTCGCCATCGACGATCAAGGAAGGATCATGACGAACAGCCATGTGATCGGGGGCTTTCAGCGGGTGATGGTGCGGATGGCCGACGGCCGTCGCAGCGCTGCGCGGGTGGTGGGCACCGATCGCGCGACCGATGTGGCGGTGCTCGAGGTCGCCGGTGCACCACCCCCGGCGGCTGCGCTGGGAGTCAGCAATGTGTTGGCGATCGGTCAGCCGGTCATCGCGGTCGGCGCGCCGCTGGGGCTCACCAGCACCGTCACCGCCGGCATCATCAGCGCTGTCGGCCGCACCGCCCGACTGGGGCCGCAGCCCGAGCAGCAGCTGTTGCAGACCGACGCATCGATCAACCCCGGTAACTCAGGTGGCCCGCTGGCGAACCTCGAGGGCCAGGTGATCGGCGTGAACACGGCGATCGCGACGGTGGGCGGACCGGAAGCGGGAAACATCGGGATCGGCTTCGCCGTCCCGATCGATCGTGCGATCGAGGTGGCCAGGCAGATCATCCAGAACGGTTGAACGCCTGCTCGGTGGGCTAGCCGGGCAGCAGCGGCACGGACAAGTAGTCTGGCCTCGTGTTTGAATCCCTGTCCGACCGGTTGACCGGCGCGCTCTCGGGCCTGCGCGGCAAGGGCCGGCTCACCGACGCCGACATCGACGCCACCTCCCGCGAGATCAGGCTCGCGCTCCTGGAGGCCGACGTATCGCTGCCGGTGGTGCGTGAGTTCGTCGGCCGCATCAAGGAACGCGCCAAGGGCGCCGAGGTCTCGGGGGCGCTGAACCCCGCCCAGCAGGTCGTCAAGATCGTCAACGAGGAGCTCATCGGCATCCTCGGCGGCGAGACCCGCCAGCTCACCTTCGCCAAGACCCCGCCGACGGTGATCATGCTCGCCGGCCTCCAGGGTTCCGGTAAGACCACGCTGGCCGGCAAGTTGGCCAAATGGCTGAAGGCGCAAGGGCATACGCCTCTGCTGGTGGCCTGCGACCTGCAGCGCCCCGGAGCGGTCAGCCAGCTCCAGATCGTCGGCGAGCGGGCCGGCGTCAACGTCTTCGCGCCCCACCCGGGCACCGCGCCGGGCGCTCCCGAGGTGAAGGGGACCGCCGACCCGGTGACGGTGGCGTCGGCCGGTCTCGCGGAGGCCAAGGCCAAGCACTACGACGTCGTCATCGTCGACACCGCAGGCCGCCTGGGCATCGACGAGGAGCTGATGGGTCAGGCCGCGGCGATCCGGGACGCCGTCCAGCCCGACGAAACCCTGTTCGTCCTCGACGCGATGATCGGCCAGGACGCCGTCACCACCGCCGACGCGTTCCGCGAGGGGGTCGGGTTCACCGGCGTCGTGCTCACCAAGCTCGACGGCGACGCCCGCGGTGGCGCCGCGTTGTCCGTGCGCGAGGTCACCGGTGCGCCGATCCTCTTCGCGTCGAGCGGGGAGAAGCTCGAGGACTTCGACGTCTTCCATCCCGACCGGATGGCCAGCCGGATCCTGGGCATGGGCGACGTGCTGTCGCTCATCGAGCAGGCCGAACAGCATTTCGACGCCGAGCAGGCGGAGGCGACCGCGGCCAAGATCGGCAGCGGTGAGCTCACGCTGGAGGACTTCCTCGAGCAGATGCTGGCGATCCGCAAGATGGGCCCGATCGGCAACCTGCTCGGAATGCTGCCGGGCGCGGGTCAGATGAAGGACGCGCTGGCCGCCGTCGACGACAACCAACTCGACCGCGTGCAGGCCATCATCCGGGGGATGACGCCGCAGGAGCGCGCCGATCCGAAGATCATCAACGCCTCGCGTCGGTTGCGCATCGCCAACGGCTCCGGTGTCACGGTGTCCGAGGTCAACCAGCTCGTCGACCGCTTCTTCGACGCCCGGAAGATGATGTCGCAGATGGCCGGCCAGATGGGCATGCCGTTCGCACGCAAATCCGGATCGCGCAAAGCGGCCAAAGGCAAGAACAAGCAGAAGGGCAAGAAGGGCAAGGGCCCCACTCAGCCGAAGGCGCGCAACCCCCTCGGCGCGGGTATGCCCGGAATGCCTGCGGGCTTCCCGGATCTGTCGAACATGCCCAAGGGTCTCGACGAACTGCCACCCGGGCTGGCCAACCTCGATCTGTCGAAACTGAAGTTCCCCAAAGGGAACTGACGTGCGACTGCACGTGCGCGGGCGCGGGTTGCCCGACGGAGAACTCGTGGAGTGGTGGGTTGTCGACGGCATGCTCAGCGCTGAACCGGTAGCCGACGCCGAGACGGTGTTCGGTGCCGACGGGGCCGGCGGATGGATCCTTCCCGGCCTGGTCGACGCGCACTGCCATGTCGGACTCGGGCCGCACGGCGCGATCGAGATGGACGAGGCGGTCGCACAGGCGGAAACCGAGCGGGGCACCGGCGCACTGCTGTTGCGCGACGCGGGATCACCCACCGACACCCGGGGTTTCGACGACCGCGCCGAATTGCCGCGCATCATCCGCGCCGGCCGCCACATCGCGCGCCCGAAGCGTTACCAGCGGGGCTTCGCAGTCGAACTCACCGACGAGTGGCAGCTGCCGGATGCGGTGGCGCAGCAGGCGCGGTGGGGTGACGGTTGGGTCAAGCTGGTCGGCGACTGGATCGACCGTGATCTCGGGGACCTCGCACCGCTGTGGTCCGATGACGTGCTCGAAGCCGCGATCGATGCCGCGCACGCCAACGGCGCCAGGGTGACGGCACACGTGTTCAGCGAGGACGCGTTGCCGGGGCTGATCAGGGCCGGTATCGACTGCATCGAGCACGGCACCGGGCTGACCGACGACACCGTCGACCTCATGGTCGAGCACGGCACCGCGCTGGTGCCGACCCTGATCAACATCGAGAACTTCCCCGACATCGCCGCCGCCGCCAGCCGATATCCCCGCTACGAACAGCACATGCGGGCACTGCACGCCACGTGCGGGGCCAGGATCGGTGCGGCTCGGGAGGCGGGCGTACCGATCTACGCGGGCACCGACGCGGGCAGCGCCGTCGCCCACGGCCGAATCGGTGAGGAGGTCGAGGCGCTCAAGGGCATCGGCATGACCCCGACCGAGGCCCTGGGCGCGGCCTGCTGGGATGCCCGGCAGTGGTTGGGCCGTCCGGCCCTCGAGCATGGGGCGTCGGCCGACTTCGTCTGCTACACCGACGATCCACGAGGTGGCGCGGCCGTCCTGGCCGATCCGACGCTGGTGGTTCTGCGCGGCATCGCCTACTAGCGGCCCGTGGCGCCGCGTTGCCCACGAGAGTGAAGCCAGTGTCGTGATCGGGGCCGCGACCGCAGCCCGGAATGCTCTTTCACGGAGAGCCCGCTGCCGCCTAGGGGTTCTGGGCGAAACCCCAGTCCAGCAGTCTGATCGCCTGCCCGTACAGGTCCCCGGTGCCGTACATCTGGACGACGACGAGGCGGCGATTCCCGCGTTGCGCGGCACCGAGATAGGTCTTGCGGGCCAGATTGGTGTATCCGGTCTTACCGCCGAGGTTTCCGGGATAGCGGGCCAGCAGTTCGTTCTGGTTGGTGAGCGTCTTGCCGGGGAACTGTGCCGTCGGCGACCGCATGATGTGGGCGATCAGCGGATACTTCAGCGCCGCACGCATGATGACCGCGAGATCGTGTGGCGTGGTGACCGATTCCCAGCCGGGTCCATCCAGACCCGACGGTGACGACGCCCTGGTGCTGCGCGCCCCGACGAGGGCGGCCTTGCGGTTCATCGCGGCCAACGCGACGGGTTTCCCGCCGAGCATGTCGGCGAGCATGTTGGCCGCATCGTTGCCCGACACCATCAGGATCGCTTCCACCAGTTGACGGGTGGTGTACGCCTGGCCCGGTTTCAGCCCCACACAGGAACATTCGACTTCGGTGTGCGATGCGTTCGCTCTCGCGAAGTTGTCCGGTCGAAGGTGATCGAGCACCGTCATGGCGAGCAGCACCTTGATGGTGCTGGCCGGGGCGTAGGTGGCGTACGGGTCGCGGCTGGCGAGCACCTGACCGGTGTCCAGGTCGGCCAGTAGCCAGGCCTTGGCGGGTCCGTCCGGGATCGCCTGTGCAGCAGCAGGTTCGAGGGCGGGTTGGCCCATCGCACGGGGTGCGTCGGTCATCGTGGCCGCAGGCAGCACCACGCTGAGGGCGAGCGCCAGCCCCGCGAAACTTCGTCGCACAAGTGGCGACGCTATCCACGCAAGGACTCGACAAGCGCGCGATCAGGTCTCCATCGGGTATCGACAGGCGCGCCCAGGTTTAGAGCCGGCTCACACCCGCGTTGGGTCCGAGCGCAAAACCCCAGTCGAGAAGGCTGGCCGCCTGATCCCAGTACGTGGGGGCGCCCTCCTTGACGAGGCCGTACATCAGCACCACGACCAGACGCTTGCCGTTGCGTTGAGCGCCGCCGACGAAGGTCTTGCGGGCCAGGTCGGTGTAGCCGGTCTTGCCGCCGAAGGTGCCGGGATAGCGGTGGAGCAGTTCGTCCTGGTTGACCAGGATCCTGTCGCCGGTCTCGGTGGGGAATACCGCGGTGGGCATCGCGGTGATCTGGGCGAAGACCGGGTTGGCCATCGCGGCCCGGAAGATGACGGCCAGATCGCGCGGCGAGGACCACATGTCGATCCCGGGTCCGTCGATTCCCGACGGCGAACCCGCGTTCGTCCCGTAGGCACCCACCAGAGCGGCCTTGCTGTTCATCTTCATCAGCGCGACGTCGCGCCCGCCGAGCATGGTGGCCAACGTGTTGGCGGCGTCGTTGCCGGATACCAGCAGCAGCGCTTCCAGCAGCTGTCGGGTGGTGTAGGTGAAACCCGGTGTGACGCCGGCGCAGTTGCACTCGACCTTGGTGTCCGCCTCGTTGGCGACGATCGTGGCGTCCAGCGGAAGCTCGTCGAGGACGGTCATGGCGAGCAGCACCTTGATGGTGCTGGCGGGGGCGTACTGGCCGAACTCGTCGCGGGCGGCGAGCACCGCGCCGGTGTCCATGTCGGCGACGAGCCAGGCCTGGGCAGGCCCTTCCGGGATGGGCACCGAGCCTGCCGGCTGGCTGATTCCGGACACGGGTACCGCCGACGCAGTCGGCGCGGCGACCCCCGCGACCAGCAGCAGGGCGACGCCCAGGCACGTGAGAAGCCTCGTCATGACCGCTGAGTGTATGCCCGAGCCGGAGCCCGTGGCCGATCGTGTTCAATCAATCCATGTTGAGCCTCGAGGAGATCTCTGACCGGCTGGAGATCCAGCAGCTGCTTTTTGACTACTCCACCGCGATCGACCAGCGGCGGTTCGACGACCTCGACGCGGTGTTCACCCCCGACGCCTACATCGACTACCGGGTCGCCGGTGGCATCGCCGGTCACTTCCCCGAGATCAAGGCCTGGCTCCAAGAGGTGCTGC from Mycobacterium sp. DL includes:
- a CDS encoding VWA domain-containing protein; its protein translation is MTFLFPIGLLMLVPVALLGLTYLMTARRRQRYAVRYAALPLLDRVIPEQPKWRRHLPAAFLLVALALCGLAVARPEMPVRVPYERATIIVAIDTSESMQARDVSPDRLTAAVAAAGDFIDQLPGTFNVGVVTFAGATMVAHPPDTDREAARASLQILTTQSRTAIGEGVFTSLDQVRSLAQGSDGDRLPAHIVLLSDGSNTSGRGTDDAAAASVAAGVPVSTIAYGTADGVLDTGGYEIPVPVDAATLTELSDATGGIAYSAESSDELQEVYRDIGSSIGWRTEWREVTPFVVAIALGCGIVAAALSMRWFSRLI
- the ffh gene encoding signal recognition particle protein; this translates as MFESLSDRLTGALSGLRGKGRLTDADIDATSREIRLALLEADVSLPVVREFVGRIKERAKGAEVSGALNPAQQVVKIVNEELIGILGGETRQLTFAKTPPTVIMLAGLQGSGKTTLAGKLAKWLKAQGHTPLLVACDLQRPGAVSQLQIVGERAGVNVFAPHPGTAPGAPEVKGTADPVTVASAGLAEAKAKHYDVVIVDTAGRLGIDEELMGQAAAIRDAVQPDETLFVLDAMIGQDAVTTADAFREGVGFTGVVLTKLDGDARGGAALSVREVTGAPILFASSGEKLEDFDVFHPDRMASRILGMGDVLSLIEQAEQHFDAEQAEATAAKIGSGELTLEDFLEQMLAIRKMGPIGNLLGMLPGAGQMKDALAAVDDNQLDRVQAIIRGMTPQERADPKIINASRRLRIANGSGVTVSEVNQLVDRFFDARKMMSQMAGQMGMPFARKSGSRKAAKGKNKQKGKKGKGPTQPKARNPLGAGMPGMPAGFPDLSNMPKGLDELPPGLANLDLSKLKFPKGN
- a CDS encoding serine hydrolase, which gives rise to MTRLLTCLGVALLLVAGVAAPTASAVPVSGISQPAGSVPIPEGPAQAWLVADMDTGAVLAARDEFGQYAPASTIKVLLAMTVLDELPLDATIVANEADTKVECNCAGVTPGFTYTTRQLLEALLLVSGNDAANTLATMLGGRDVALMKMNSKAALVGAYGTNAGSPSGIDGPGIDMWSSPRDLAVIFRAAMANPVFAQITAMPTAVFPTETGDRILVNQDELLHRYPGTFGGKTGYTDLARKTFVGGAQRNGKRLVVVLMYGLVKEGAPTYWDQAASLLDWGFALGPNAGVSRL
- a CDS encoding amidohydrolase family protein — protein: MRLHVRGRGLPDGELVEWWVVDGMLSAEPVADAETVFGADGAGGWILPGLVDAHCHVGLGPHGAIEMDEAVAQAETERGTGALLLRDAGSPTDTRGFDDRAELPRIIRAGRHIARPKRYQRGFAVELTDEWQLPDAVAQQARWGDGWVKLVGDWIDRDLGDLAPLWSDDVLEAAIDAAHANGARVTAHVFSEDALPGLIRAGIDCIEHGTGLTDDTVDLMVEHGTALVPTLINIENFPDIAAAASRYPRYEQHMRALHATCGARIGAAREAGVPIYAGTDAGSAVAHGRIGEEVEALKGIGMTPTEALGAACWDARQWLGRPALEHGASADFVCYTDDPRGGAAVLADPTLVVLRGIAY
- a CDS encoding AAA family ATPase; amino-acid sequence: MLIERALFEMKHVVVGQDSMLERLLVGLLAGGHVLLEGVPGLAKTLAVRTVATVVGGSFHRLQFTPDLMPADILGTRVWRPSTETFDIELGPIFANLVLADEINRAPAKVQSALLEAMAEGQVSIGGQTFALPEPFLVLATQNPIETDGVYHLPEAQRDRFLLKVDLTHPNELEELAILARMGARPPAARTLLTPADVLRLQRLTEEVFVHHAVAHYIVRLVMATREPTEYGAAPIGAVLDYGIGPRGSLGLLSASRALALIRGRDYVLPADVADIAPEVLAHRLVLTFDAVADGVDPRAVIGQLLEHVAPPQIAPHSQDLAEVAS
- a CDS encoding serine hydrolase, with amino-acid sequence MRRSFAGLALALSVVLPAATMTDAPRAMGQPALEPAAAQAIPDGPAKAWLLADLDTGQVLASRDPYATYAPASTIKVLLAMTVLDHLRPDNFARANASHTEVECSCVGLKPGQAYTTRQLVEAILMVSGNDAANMLADMLGGKPVALAAMNRKAALVGARSTRASSPSGLDGPGWESVTTPHDLAVIMRAALKYPLIAHIMRSPTAQFPGKTLTNQNELLARYPGNLGGKTGYTNLARKTYLGAAQRGNRRLVVVQMYGTGDLYGQAIRLLDWGFAQNP
- a CDS encoding trypsin-like peptidase domain-containing protein, with the translated sequence MSEPGSDPRFDLGRRPAGPGFLPPGPTGSAQQSHREPGQPIPTRVRVGPEPQTAPPVPAPLAVPAAPRRTRGSVALLVGACLLVAAAAGSGAGYLVAGPGAGSALRQYPPSAAGPAPGAAPDAQSASQALLPSVVQVSAGNSRGSGFAIDDQGRIMTNSHVIGGFQRVMVRMADGRRSAARVVGTDRATDVAVLEVAGAPPPAAALGVSNVLAIGQPVIAVGAPLGLTSTVTAGIISAVGRTARLGPQPEQQLLQTDASINPGNSGGPLANLEGQVIGVNTAIATVGGPEAGNIGIGFAVPIDRAIEVARQIIQNG
- a CDS encoding DUF58 domain-containing protein, coding for MTAHSWRALDLGLRRRIDSLMPGDLEGLRLGGGADPEELARYQPGDDVRRIDWNITARSAEPHVWRPRADNRLDTWVLVDTSPSMAFGTAASATTADEKRDLAARIVWALGLLTDAPGNTLGMATFGVEGIRWYRPNRSRLAAARAAQTLTGIQTRTGAGSPGLAEAITAMGARRGGPGLRVVVSDFLDPAGAAEPPFDWQGPLRRLAARHDVIVVEIVDPRELELPDVGAVVLVDPESGRQRQVWTSDARLRRRYRDAAAEHRAAVGVAIGHCGADHLRAGTGRDWIRDLASFLRDRQRTMRRSARSRRTVRR